A section of the Flavobacteriales bacterium genome encodes:
- a CDS encoding acyl carrier protein, whose translation MSTVAQREEIEARTKVFLVEEFEVQEDLILPDADMKDTLALDSLDYVDLVVVIQDNFGVKLTAEDFQRIGTFQDFYEHIEQRITRA comes from the coding sequence ATGAGCACCGTTGCGCAACGGGAGGAGATCGAAGCCCGCACCAAGGTGTTCCTGGTGGAGGAGTTCGAAGTTCAGGAGGACCTGATCCTGCCGGACGCCGACATGAAGGACACCCTGGCCCTGGACAGCCTGGACTACGTGGACCTGGTGGTGGTGATCCAGGACAACTTCGGAGTGAAGCTCACCGCGGAGGATTTCCAGCGGATCGGCACCTTCCAGGATTTCTACGAGCACATTGAGCAGCGCATCACCCGCGCCTGA
- the fabG gene encoding 3-oxoacyl-ACP reductase FabG, with protein sequence MSATPERYALVTGASRGIGRAVALALAADHGLNILVNYAKGAEQAEETARMVREHGVKAETLGFDVTDRDAVHAAITTWTEAHPEARIEVLVNNAGITKDNLFVFLPPEDWHAVIDTSLHGFFNVTSAVMQKMVRQRSGRIINVVSVSGAKGVAGQTNYSAAKAAVIGATRSLAQEVAKRKITVNAVAPGFIRTDMTKDLPVDQLKGMIPMERFGEPEEVAHAVSFLASPRASYITGEVIHVNGGIHS encoded by the coding sequence ATGAGCGCCACCCCCGAACGCTACGCCCTGGTCACCGGGGCCTCCCGCGGCATCGGTCGCGCGGTGGCCCTCGCCCTGGCCGCCGACCATGGCTTGAACATCCTGGTGAACTACGCCAAGGGGGCCGAGCAGGCCGAAGAGACCGCCCGGATGGTGCGCGAGCACGGCGTGAAGGCCGAGACCCTGGGCTTCGATGTCACCGACCGCGATGCCGTGCATGCGGCCATCACCACCTGGACCGAGGCCCACCCGGAAGCCCGCATCGAGGTGCTCGTCAACAACGCCGGCATCACCAAGGACAATCTGTTCGTCTTCCTGCCGCCCGAGGACTGGCATGCGGTGATCGACACCAGCCTGCACGGGTTCTTCAATGTCACCAGCGCCGTGATGCAGAAGATGGTACGGCAGCGCTCGGGCCGCATCATCAACGTGGTGAGCGTTTCGGGCGCCAAGGGCGTGGCCGGGCAGACCAACTACAGCGCCGCGAAGGCCGCCGTCATCGGGGCCACGCGCAGCCTGGCCCAGGAGGTGGCCAAGCGGAAGATCACGGTGAACGCCGTGGCGCCGGGCTTCATCCGCACGGACATGACCAAGGACCTGCCGGTGGACCAGCTCAAGGGCATGATCCCCATGGAGCGCTTCGGCGAACCCGAGGAGGTGGCCCACGCGGTGTCGTTCCTCGCCTCCCCGCGCGCCAGCTACATCACCGGCGAGGTGATCCACGTCAACGGCGGCATCCATTCCTGA
- a CDS encoding acyl-CoA thioesterase gives MQPELTTTCEVPITFGDLDPMGIVWHGNYVKFMERGREAFGRAHGLDAMKIFDLGFTTPVVRTVIDHKAMLEYGDIVEIATTYIPHAAAKVVLRYRIKAKGRSAIAALAETTQVFLDKERKLQLIAPPFYLEWKQRHGIQ, from the coding sequence ATGCAGCCTGAACTGACCACCACCTGCGAGGTGCCCATCACCTTCGGCGACCTGGATCCCATGGGCATCGTGTGGCACGGCAACTACGTGAAGTTCATGGAGCGCGGTCGCGAGGCCTTTGGTCGTGCCCACGGCCTGGATGCCATGAAGATCTTCGACCTCGGCTTCACCACCCCGGTGGTGCGCACGGTGATCGATCACAAGGCCATGCTGGAGTACGGTGACATCGTGGAGATCGCCACGACCTACATCCCTCACGCAGCGGCCAAGGTGGTGCTGCGCTACCGGATCAAGGCCAAGGGGCGCAGCGCCATCGCGGCCCTGGCCGAGACCACCCAGGTGTTCCTGGACAAGGAGCGCAAGCTGCAGCTGATCGCCCCTCCCTTCTACCTGGAATGGAAACAGCGCCACGGGATCCAGTGA
- a CDS encoding 3-hydroxyacyl-ACP dehydratase yields MPHPLPRGEAVLRFLPHRPPIVLVDELVASDGDTHATRLLVRDDNVFAEDGRLLEAGLIEHVAQSTALGTGYAAAGAGEGEPPVGFIGAVSRLRIERLPRTGELLETTVAMQHRLANVQVLQGTVRAAGAVIAEMEMKVFLMGGTDAA; encoded by the coding sequence ATGCCCCATCCGCTGCCCCGGGGCGAGGCCGTGCTGCGGTTCCTGCCGCACCGCCCGCCGATCGTGCTCGTCGATGAACTGGTCGCCTCCGACGGCGATACGCACGCCACGCGCCTCCTGGTGCGGGACGACAACGTGTTCGCCGAGGACGGCCGCCTGCTGGAGGCCGGGCTGATCGAGCATGTGGCCCAAAGCACCGCGCTGGGCACGGGATACGCCGCCGCAGGCGCGGGCGAGGGTGAACCGCCCGTGGGCTTCATCGGTGCGGTGTCGCGCCTGCGGATCGAGCGCCTGCCCAGGACGGGGGAACTGCTCGAGACCACCGTGGCGATGCAGCACCGGCTGGCCAATGTGCAGGTGCTGCAGGGAACGGTGCGTGCCGCCGGCGCGGTCATCGCCGAGATGGAGATGAAGGTGTTCCTGATGGGTGGTACCGATGCAGCCTGA
- a CDS encoding beta-ketoacyl-[acyl-carrier-protein] synthase family protein, protein MERVVITGMGIWSCLGKDLAEVSESLRIGRSGIVFDPVRKEMGFRSALTGKVDMPDLKAELGRRQRVGMAEECYYAYAATAQAFRQAGIGEQTFLDHEVGILYGNDSSALAVVEGVDALRRKKDTTLIGSGSIFQSMNSTVTMNLATIFRLRGINFTVSGACASGSHAIGMGYLLIKQGLQRIVLCGGAQEVNPIAFCSFDGISAFSVRESDPTKASRPFDKDRDGLVPSGGSAALVLESLSSALERGAPILAEVVGYGFSSNGLHISDPDLDGQVRALNMALNMAGMGPSDIEYINAHATSTPIGDLVEARAIDTVFGATRPLVSSTKSMTGHECWMAGASEVVYSVLMMQGGYLAPNINFEEPDEASERLNLVSRPMERKVDVLLSNSFGFGGTNSSLIIKRYAS, encoded by the coding sequence GTGGAACGCGTCGTCATCACCGGCATGGGGATCTGGTCCTGCCTCGGCAAGGACCTGGCGGAGGTGTCCGAGAGCCTGCGCATCGGCCGTTCCGGCATCGTGTTCGACCCGGTGCGCAAGGAGATGGGCTTTCGCAGCGCCCTCACCGGCAAGGTGGACATGCCCGACCTGAAGGCCGAACTGGGACGCCGGCAGCGTGTGGGCATGGCGGAGGAGTGCTATTACGCCTATGCGGCCACTGCACAGGCCTTCCGGCAGGCGGGCATTGGTGAGCAGACCTTCCTGGACCACGAGGTCGGCATCCTGTACGGCAACGACAGCAGCGCGCTGGCCGTGGTGGAAGGCGTGGATGCGCTGCGGCGCAAGAAGGACACCACGCTCATCGGCTCAGGGTCCATCTTCCAGTCGATGAACTCGACGGTGACGATGAACCTGGCCACCATCTTCCGGCTGCGGGGCATCAACTTCACCGTCAGCGGGGCCTGCGCCAGCGGCTCGCACGCCATCGGCATGGGCTATCTGCTGATCAAGCAGGGCCTGCAGCGCATCGTGCTCTGCGGCGGTGCGCAGGAGGTGAACCCCATCGCCTTCTGCAGCTTCGACGGCATCTCGGCCTTCAGCGTGCGGGAGTCGGACCCCACCAAGGCCTCGCGCCCGTTCGACAAGGACCGGGACGGCCTGGTGCCCAGTGGTGGAAGTGCCGCGCTCGTCCTCGAGAGCCTGTCGTCGGCCCTGGAGCGTGGCGCCCCCATCCTCGCCGAGGTGGTGGGCTACGGCTTCTCCTCGAACGGCCTGCACATCAGCGACCCCGACCTCGACGGCCAGGTGCGTGCCTTGAACATGGCCCTGAACATGGCCGGCATGGGCCCTTCGGACATCGAGTACATCAACGCCCACGCCACGTCCACGCCCATCGGCGACCTGGTGGAGGCGCGCGCCATCGACACGGTGTTCGGCGCCACACGCCCCTTGGTGAGCAGCACCAAGAGCATGACGGGCCACGAGTGCTGGATGGCCGGCGCCAGCGAGGTGGTGTACAGCGTGCTGATGATGCAGGGCGGCTACCTCGCCCCGAACATTAATTTTGAAGAACCCGATGAGGCTTCCGAGCGTTTGAACCTCGTGAGCCGTCCGATGGAACGGAAGGTGGATGTCCTGCTCTCCAACTCCTTCGGCTTCGGGGGGACGAATTCATCACTGATCATCAAACGCTACGCCAGCTGA
- a CDS encoding NAD(P)/FAD-dependent oxidoreductase: MSTDRSFDVLVIGAGLGGLECAVILAREGLSVCVLEQNSQLGGSLQVFSRDKRLFDTGVHYLGGLLPGQNLDRYFRYLGIRDGLKLHRMDVDGFDRITFGDDPTEHPLAQGHAHFVERLVQHFPAERAAIQRFSDDVRATCERFPLYYLRYAEHNEWEDPALQVNARDHIASLTRDPRLRAVLGAPNVLHAGHGDRTPFYMHALVLNTYIESAWRCVDGGSQLAKLLAREARAHGAVILPRKRVTRLDTDATGVSAVHTADGDRFAARRVVADVHPATVLDLITGDGVRPAYRNRVKAMDNTIGTFCVHLALRPGSFPYHDHNHYHFADHDVWAPMDPGSGRQRGQFMLFTPLMHGGDGTVDALSIMTFMPFSEVARWSGSRNTVAEPAEREGDYETFKQRKAEEVLEQVHRRYPALRDAITGRWTTTPLTFRDYIGCPDGTTYGIQKEASAPMRTYLSPRTKVPNLFLTGQNINLHGILGVTVSSVVTCAELVGKRYLVEKIQRETGGGEVLVKG, translated from the coding sequence ATGAGCACCGACCGCTCCTTCGACGTGCTGGTGATCGGCGCCGGGCTCGGCGGGCTGGAATGCGCCGTGATCCTCGCGCGGGAAGGCTTGAGCGTGTGCGTGCTGGAGCAGAACAGCCAGCTCGGCGGCAGCCTTCAGGTGTTCAGCCGGGATAAGCGGCTCTTCGACACCGGGGTGCACTACCTCGGCGGCCTGCTGCCCGGCCAGAACCTGGACCGCTACTTCCGCTACCTCGGCATCCGCGACGGACTGAAGCTGCACCGCATGGACGTGGACGGTTTCGACCGCATCACCTTCGGCGACGACCCCACCGAGCATCCGCTGGCCCAGGGGCATGCCCACTTCGTGGAGCGGCTGGTGCAGCACTTCCCGGCCGAACGAGCGGCCATCCAGCGCTTCAGCGATGACGTGCGCGCCACCTGCGAACGCTTCCCGCTCTACTACCTGCGTTACGCCGAGCACAATGAGTGGGAGGATCCCGCCCTGCAGGTGAACGCCCGCGACCACATCGCTTCGCTGACCCGCGACCCCCGCTTGCGCGCGGTGCTCGGTGCGCCCAATGTGCTGCACGCCGGCCACGGCGACCGCACCCCGTTCTACATGCACGCCCTGGTGCTGAACACCTACATCGAAAGCGCCTGGCGCTGCGTGGACGGCGGATCGCAGCTCGCCAAGTTGCTCGCCCGGGAGGCGCGTGCGCACGGCGCGGTCATCCTGCCCCGGAAGCGCGTCACCCGGTTGGATACGGATGCCACAGGCGTCAGCGCCGTGCACACGGCGGACGGCGATCGCTTCGCGGCCCGGCGCGTGGTGGCCGACGTGCATCCGGCCACGGTGCTGGACCTGATCACCGGCGACGGCGTGCGTCCCGCCTACCGCAACCGCGTGAAGGCGATGGACAACACCATCGGCACCTTCTGCGTGCATCTGGCGCTGCGGCCGGGTTCATTTCCCTACCACGACCACAACCACTACCACTTCGCCGATCACGACGTGTGGGCGCCCATGGACCCGGGCTCCGGCCGTCAGCGCGGTCAGTTCATGCTGTTCACGCCCTTGATGCACGGCGGCGACGGCACGGTGGACGCGCTGTCCATCATGACCTTCATGCCGTTCAGTGAGGTGGCCCGCTGGTCCGGGTCGCGCAACACGGTGGCCGAACCGGCCGAGCGGGAGGGCGACTACGAGACGTTCAAGCAGCGGAAGGCGGAGGAGGTGCTGGAGCAGGTGCATCGGCGGTACCCCGCGTTGCGCGATGCCATCACCGGTCGCTGGACCACCACGCCGCTCACCTTCCGCGACTACATCGGCTGCCCGGACGGCACCACCTACGGCATCCAAAAGGAGGCCAGCGCACCGATGCGCACCTACCTCTCGCCCCGCACCAAGGTGCCCAACCTCTTCCTCACCGGGCAGAACATCAACCTGCACGGCATCCTGGGGGTCACCGTGAGCAGCGTGGTCACCTGCGCGGAGCTGGTGGGCAAGCGCTACCTGGTGGAGAAGATCCAGCGGGAGACCGGCGGAGGGGAGGTGCTGGTGAAGGGGTAG
- a CDS encoding aromatic amino acid lyase: protein MDIRPRTVRDLDLESFVAIAMGEGTLRPSAEDLDAADRSYAFLQEFARDKVIYGINTGFGPLVQYHIPEADSERLQYNLLRSHASGMGAPLPDAAVRACMLSRAITFLLGYSGVSRATIDQLLVYLERGIHPTIPQHGGVGASGDLVQQAHIGLGLIGEGTGTYKGVRLPMADILKEAGIAPLKLSMRDGLAIVNGTACMSGLGAINVHHARRLVDRAIAMGALISEVVGAYDDHLSDVLNGAKRHTGQNVVAAGLRGRLEGAGWTKKREEHLYKQRDRSNGSMFDHKVQEHYSIRCIPQVLGPIHDTVEQSARAIHDELLSVDDNPVVDHRTASVYHGGNFHGDQVALAMDQMKLAVAKLCMLTERQLNFLLNDKVNGRFPPFLVMGRPGIDYGLQGIQFTAVSTTAECQALSTSLYVHSIPNNNDNQDIVSMGSNAAWMAARVIDNTAQVMAIQCLALAQAVDIAGVKDTLAPANRAFYEEIRAVAAPVIADAPSTAILHELRTRLLIHDLFPG, encoded by the coding sequence GTGGACATCCGCCCCCGCACTGTGCGTGACCTTGACCTTGAGTCCTTCGTGGCCATCGCGATGGGCGAAGGCACGCTGCGTCCCTCGGCGGAGGACCTGGACGCGGCCGACCGGTCCTACGCATTTCTGCAGGAGTTCGCACGGGACAAGGTGATCTACGGCATCAACACGGGCTTCGGCCCCTTGGTGCAATACCACATCCCGGAGGCCGACAGCGAGCGGCTTCAGTACAACCTGCTGCGGAGCCACGCTTCGGGCATGGGCGCCCCCCTGCCGGATGCGGCGGTGCGGGCCTGCATGCTGAGCCGGGCGATCACCTTCCTTCTGGGCTATTCCGGCGTGAGCCGGGCCACCATCGACCAGTTACTGGTCTACCTGGAGCGCGGCATCCACCCCACCATCCCGCAGCACGGCGGTGTGGGCGCCAGCGGCGACCTGGTGCAACAGGCCCACATCGGCCTGGGCCTGATCGGCGAAGGCACGGGCACCTACAAGGGCGTGCGCCTGCCCATGGCCGACATCCTCAAGGAGGCGGGCATCGCCCCGCTGAAGTTGAGCATGCGCGACGGCCTGGCCATCGTGAACGGCACGGCCTGCATGAGCGGCCTGGGCGCCATCAACGTGCACCATGCCCGCCGGCTGGTGGACCGCGCCATCGCCATGGGCGCGCTCATCAGCGAGGTGGTGGGCGCCTATGACGACCACCTGAGCGACGTGCTCAACGGCGCCAAGCGCCACACCGGCCAGAACGTGGTGGCCGCCGGGCTGCGCGGAAGGTTGGAGGGTGCGGGATGGACGAAGAAGCGCGAGGAGCACCTGTACAAGCAGCGCGACCGGTCCAACGGCAGCATGTTCGACCATAAGGTACAGGAGCACTACAGCATCCGGTGCATCCCGCAGGTGCTCGGGCCCATCCACGACACCGTGGAGCAGAGCGCCCGGGCCATCCACGACGAGCTGTTGAGCGTGGACGACAATCCCGTGGTGGACCACCGCACGGCCAGCGTGTACCACGGCGGCAACTTCCACGGCGACCAGGTGGCGCTGGCCATGGACCAGATGAAGCTGGCGGTGGCCAAGCTGTGCATGCTCACCGAGCGCCAGCTGAACTTCCTGCTGAACGACAAGGTGAACGGCCGCTTCCCGCCGTTCCTGGTGATGGGCCGCCCGGGCATCGACTACGGGCTGCAGGGCATCCAGTTCACCGCCGTGAGCACCACGGCCGAGTGCCAGGCGCTGAGCACCTCGCTGTACGTGCACTCCATCCCGAACAACAACGACAACCAGGACATCGTGAGCATGGGCAGCAACGCGGCGTGGATGGCGGCGCGGGTGATCGACAATACCGCGCAGGTGATGGCCATCCAATGCCTGGCCCTGGCGCAGGCGGTGGACATCGCCGGGGTGAAGGACACGCTGGCCCCCGCCAACCGGGCCTTTTACGAGGAGATCCGCGCGGTGGCCGCACCCGTGATCGCCGATGCCCCCAGCACGGCCATCCTGCATGAACTGCGCACCCGGCTCCTGATCCACGACCTGTTCCCCGGATGA
- a CDS encoding 1-acyl-sn-glycerol-3-phosphate acyltransferase has product MGAGFSALYRMLSTRRWSLAVLMVAWAAFVGVSIPRLRLVNDLFQALPSDPGVDRFRDLLATGPGADRLMVGFTAGSGVPPDSAMAASDRFVQAVRSGAGAGLVMQVDNTPDPQWFDAAVDVALRDLPAFADTAALSRLLALDDHGLDSLMGMVRARLLGPGGLVQEPLILGDPALLLGGHLQALRARSDLGGVDGSSGVLLDRSGTTAVVLMRPRPDLPDTALDRLVDEVRLRMAEACGTGVQAEVFGPAAIARANNLRVAADTRRTTVISVALFLLLLLLHYRKWSMPVLVLLPAAFGLLNALSILAWVAPTLSSIALGVSATLLGIALDYALHHFTHLRHSRDVERTVRDVAAPLLLGCFTTILAFMALRTLDAPLLRDLGLMAALMLGSAALFTLVVLPHVPVRWPAPPSNAARSRATPGWRRRVEAWSPLAVLVITLALWPFVDRVRFEDDPERMSYMPDTMRELRERLFGAAGDLRTVFIVSEAEDEEGARRAATGAVHRLRTASPAPFVTLVSPTDLLPADSVRLASRSAWGGALQRTDTAVFRSRFLEAADRAGFVAEAFAPLLRSVAGARALPVDSATKALLEEGAVTRLPDGRVRVVSLARVRPGDEDHVEALLAGTTSEVLHRGLLGDRLKTLVGDELQRILWLTSLLVFGVLLITYGRIELAVITFLPMLLSWVWILGICGLFDIPFNMVNVLVCTFIFGLGDDYCLFTSSGILNRYRDGSDDLPAIRTGVVLSVASTVIGTGVLLLAEHPALRSIALLSVVGMLCILVISLTVQPVLFRWLITGRAAKGRLPFTLRSLLISLFAFVYFLAGCLVQLAVLPLVAISPIPRETKRRVFGRSLKVFTRSLVYVMANVRKDVQDFRPALRKGPAILVANHASFVDILVMLMVHPRTIMMTNRWVWNSPFFGAFVRFTGFVRSEDDIVTNTVRVRDAVQRGWSLVVFPEGTRSRDGRIGRFHKGAFHMAQELRLPVVPVLLHGVGYAMAKSDAMLKDTTITMRTLPAIMPDDPRFPQEPLKERTKAIAAWFRKEHTALREARETPSFFRGQLVRAFTYKGPVLEWYIRIKSRIDARLDERIHALLPRAGDIVDLGCGYGPLTYLLHWSAPERKLLGVDHDADKVAVAAHSLLRGDNLRFETADLLTWRPPPADAYVLKDVLHYLPMARQEDLLRSCAEALRPGGVIVVRDGFTGDAQRHARTRWTERFSTGLGFNKTAAPLTFMGRKDLERMAAAHGLRLEWVDEGRITSNALATLTKPA; this is encoded by the coding sequence ATGGGAGCAGGGTTCAGCGCGTTGTACCGGATGCTCAGCACCAGACGATGGTCGCTGGCGGTCCTGATGGTCGCCTGGGCCGCGTTCGTGGGCGTTTCCATCCCACGCCTCCGGTTGGTGAACGACCTCTTCCAAGCCCTGCCGAGCGACCCTGGTGTGGACCGGTTCCGGGACTTGTTGGCCACCGGCCCGGGTGCCGACCGCCTGATGGTCGGGTTCACCGCGGGCTCGGGCGTCCCGCCGGACAGCGCCATGGCCGCCTCAGACCGCTTTGTACAGGCCGTGCGTTCCGGAGCTGGTGCTGGGCTTGTCATGCAGGTCGACAACACGCCGGACCCGCAATGGTTCGATGCTGCGGTGGACGTGGCCCTGCGCGACCTGCCCGCCTTCGCCGACACGGCCGCACTGTCTCGCCTGCTGGCCCTTGATGACCACGGTCTGGACAGCCTGATGGGCATGGTACGCGCCCGCCTGCTGGGACCTGGAGGCCTGGTGCAGGAGCCGCTGATCCTGGGCGACCCGGCCCTTCTGCTGGGCGGCCACCTGCAAGCCCTGCGCGCCCGCTCGGACCTGGGCGGGGTGGACGGTTCCTCCGGTGTGCTCCTGGACCGGAGCGGCACGACCGCCGTGGTGCTTATGCGTCCGCGGCCCGACCTGCCCGATACCGCGTTGGACCGCCTGGTGGACGAGGTGCGCCTCCGGATGGCCGAGGCCTGTGGCACCGGCGTCCAAGCCGAGGTCTTCGGCCCCGCGGCGATCGCACGGGCCAACAACCTGCGTGTGGCCGCCGATACGCGCCGCACCACGGTCATCTCCGTGGCGCTCTTCCTGTTGCTCCTGCTGCTCCACTACCGGAAGTGGAGCATGCCAGTGCTCGTGCTGCTGCCCGCCGCGTTCGGCCTGCTGAACGCGTTGAGCATCCTGGCCTGGGTGGCGCCCACCCTCTCGTCCATCGCGCTCGGCGTCTCGGCCACCTTGCTGGGCATCGCCCTGGACTATGCGCTGCACCACTTCACCCACCTGCGCCACAGCCGCGATGTGGAGCGTACGGTGCGTGATGTGGCCGCGCCGCTGCTGCTGGGATGCTTCACCACCATCCTGGCCTTCATGGCCCTGCGCACCCTGGACGCTCCGTTGCTCCGCGATCTCGGCCTTATGGCGGCGCTCATGCTGGGCTCCGCCGCGCTGTTCACCCTGGTGGTATTGCCCCATGTTCCCGTGCGATGGCCGGCCCCCCCATCGAACGCCGCCCGATCCCGGGCCACCCCTGGCTGGCGGCGGCGCGTGGAGGCGTGGAGCCCGCTCGCGGTCCTGGTGATCACCCTCGCCCTCTGGCCTTTCGTGGACCGCGTGCGCTTCGAGGACGATCCGGAGCGGATGAGCTACATGCCGGACACCATGCGCGAACTGCGGGAGCGTCTGTTCGGTGCGGCCGGCGATCTGCGCACGGTGTTCATCGTCAGCGAGGCGGAGGATGAGGAAGGCGCGCGCCGCGCCGCGACCGGTGCGGTCCATCGCCTTCGCACGGCATCGCCGGCCCCCTTCGTCACACTGGTCTCACCCACGGACCTGCTGCCGGCGGACAGTGTGCGCCTGGCGTCCCGGTCGGCCTGGGGTGGAGCGCTGCAGCGAACTGACACGGCGGTGTTCAGGTCACGGTTCCTGGAAGCGGCCGATCGCGCCGGTTTCGTGGCCGAGGCCTTCGCACCGCTCCTGCGGTCCGTCGCAGGCGCGCGGGCGCTTCCGGTGGACAGTGCCACGAAGGCCCTGCTGGAGGAAGGCGCGGTGACGCGGCTGCCCGATGGGCGTGTGCGCGTCGTCTCCCTGGCGCGGGTGCGCCCCGGCGATGAGGATCACGTGGAGGCCCTGCTCGCCGGCACCACCAGCGAGGTGCTGCACCGCGGCCTGCTCGGTGACCGGCTCAAGACCCTCGTGGGGGACGAGCTGCAGCGCATCCTCTGGCTCACCTCCTTGCTCGTGTTCGGGGTGCTGCTGATCACCTACGGGCGCATCGAGCTGGCCGTGATCACCTTCCTGCCGATGCTGCTGAGCTGGGTATGGATCCTGGGCATCTGCGGGCTGTTCGACATCCCCTTCAACATGGTGAACGTGCTGGTGTGCACCTTCATCTTCGGCCTGGGCGACGACTATTGCCTGTTCACCAGCAGCGGCATCCTGAACCGCTACCGCGACGGCAGCGACGACCTGCCCGCCATCCGCACCGGCGTGGTGCTGTCGGTGGCCAGCACCGTGATCGGCACCGGTGTCCTGCTCCTGGCCGAGCACCCCGCCCTGCGCAGCATCGCCCTGCTCAGCGTGGTGGGCATGCTCTGCATCCTGGTGATCTCCCTCACGGTGCAGCCCGTGCTGTTCCGGTGGCTCATCACGGGCCGTGCGGCGAAAGGCCGGCTGCCCTTCACCCTGCGCTCCCTGCTGATCTCGCTCTTCGCGTTCGTCTATTTCCTGGCCGGCTGCCTCGTGCAGCTCGCGGTGCTGCCGCTCGTGGCCATCTCGCCCATCCCGCGGGAGACCAAGCGCCGCGTCTTCGGCCGCTCGCTCAAGGTCTTCACCCGCTCCCTGGTGTACGTGATGGCCAATGTGCGCAAGGATGTGCAGGACTTCCGCCCGGCGCTGCGCAAGGGTCCCGCCATCCTCGTCGCGAACCACGCCTCCTTCGTGGACATCCTGGTGATGCTCATGGTGCATCCGCGCACCATCATGATGACCAACCGCTGGGTGTGGAACTCGCCCTTCTTCGGGGCCTTCGTGCGCTTCACGGGCTTCGTGCGCAGCGAGGACGACATCGTCACCAACACCGTCCGGGTGCGCGATGCGGTGCAGCGCGGCTGGAGCCTGGTGGTGTTCCCCGAGGGCACCCGCAGCCGCGATGGGCGCATCGGACGTTTCCACAAGGGTGCCTTCCACATGGCGCAGGAGCTGCGACTGCCGGTGGTGCCCGTGCTGCTGCACGGCGTGGGCTATGCCATGGCCAAGAGCGATGCCATGCTGAAGGACACCACCATCACCATGCGCACGCTGCCGGCGATCATGCCGGACGATCCGCGCTTTCCGCAGGAGCCGCTGAAGGAGCGCACCAAGGCCATCGCCGCGTGGTTCAGAAAGGAGCACACCGCCCTGCGTGAGGCGCGGGAGACGCCGTCGTTCTTCCGCGGTCAGCTGGTGCGGGCCTTCACATACAAGGGACCCGTGCTGGAGTGGTACATCCGCATCAAGTCACGCATCGATGCCCGCCTCGATGAGCGCATCCACGCCCTGCTGCCCCGCGCGGGCGACATCGTGGACCTGGGCTGCGGGTATGGCCCCCTCACCTACCTGTTGCACTGGAGCGCGCCGGAGCGCAAGCTGCTCGGCGTGGACCATGATGCCGACAAGGTGGCCGTGGCCGCGCACAGCCTGTTGCGCGGCGACAACCTGCGGTTCGAGACCGCGGACCTGCTCACCTGGAGGCCGCCACCGGCCGATGCCTATGTGCTGAAGGATGTGCTGCACTACCTGCCGATGGCGCGCCAGGAGGACCTGCTGCGGTCCTGTGCGGAGGCCCTGCGCCCGGGCGGCGTCATCGTGGTGCGCGACGGCTTCACGGGCGATGCCCAACGCCACGCCCGCACCCGCTGGACGGAGCGCTTCTCCACCGGCCTGGGCTTCAACAAGACCGCTGCGCCGCTCACCTTCATGGGCCGGAAGGACCTCGAGCGCATGGCCGCCGCGCACGGCCTCCGCCTGGAGTGGGTGGACGAAGGCCGCATCACCTCCAACGCCCTGGCGACCCTGACCAAGCCGGCATGA